From the genome of Lotus japonicus ecotype B-129 chromosome 6, LjGifu_v1.2, one region includes:
- the LOC130726001 gene encoding pentatricopeptide repeat-containing protein At1g77360, mitochondrial-like codes for MPLSATPPPPKTLSPKTQTLFEIISTTPSVAVEKALEDSGIRVTQNDVEDVLKLSYDIPSHAVKFFRWAGHRLLHDHTPYSWNLVVDVLGKNLLFDAMWDAINSMAKRPGLISLATFASVFGSYVAAGLPGDAISTFEVMENYRCVRDVVALNTLMSAVCSGGKTLEAYDYLQDVKKEIRPDGDTYAILMEGWEREGNAVGAKETFAEMVIESGWDPTNEPAYDSFLCTLIKGPDGIREAVKFFDSMRDRRCYPGLRFYKAALEQCVKDHDVRMAEFFWEVMLGRKTTLQPTTSMYNSMLALYFYHNDLETARKMMDDMVYRGAFPDSLTYNLMFRFLIKGRKLRDASRVFSEMVKNECVPDQPNCDSAIRIYLDNRDAFMAMKVWKCEVEHYRRDLEDTANLLVVGLRDLDRVPEAVKYAEDMIGRGIKLTSSTLSKLKHSLVKGRKEFVYEELLRKWKSH; via the coding sequence ATGCCACTCTCCGcaacaccaccgccaccaaaaacCCTGTCACCAAAAACCCAAACCCTCTTCGAGATCATCTCCACCACCCCCTCCGTCGCCGTCGAGAAAGCCCTAGAAGATTCCGGCATCAGGGTCACCCAAAACGATGTCGAAGACGTCCTCAAGCTCTCCTACGACATCCCCTCGCATGCCGTCAAGTTCTTCCGGTGGGCCGGCCACCGCCTCCTCCATGACCACACCCCCTACTCCTGGAACCTCGTCGTCGATGTCCTCGGCAAGAATCTCCTCTTCGACGCAATGTGGGACGCCATCAACTCCATGGCCAAGCGCCCTGGGCTCATCTCGCTAGCCACATTTGCCTCCGTGTTTGGCAGCTATGTCGCGGCGGGGCTCCCCGGGGATGCTATCTCCACCTTCGAGGTGATGGAGAATTACCGGTGCGTGAGGGATGTCGTGGCGTTGAACACGCTCATGAGTGCTGTGTGCAGTGGTGGGAAAACCCTAGAGGCTTATGACTATTTGCAGGATGTGAAGAAGGAAATTAGGCCTGATGGTGACACCTATGCCATTTTGATGGAAGGGTGGGAGAGGGAAGGGAATGCTGTTGGTGCTAAAGAGACTTTTGctgagatggtgattgagagTGGTTGGGACCCTACCAATGAGCCTGCTTATGATTCATTTTTGTGTACTTTGATTAAGGGGCCTGATGGGATTCGCGAGGCTGTTAAGTTCTTCGATTCCATGAGAGATCGAAGGTGTTACCCGGGGTTGAGGTTCTACAAGGCTGCACTTGAGCAGTGTGTGAAGGATCATGATGTGAGGATGGCTGAGTTCTTTTGGGAGGTTATGTTGGGGAGGAAGACGACCTTGCAGCCGACAACTTCGATGTACAATTCCATGCTCGCCTTGTATTTCTATCACAATGATCTTGAAACAGCTAGGAAGATGATGGATGACATGGTTTATCGAGGGGCTTTCCCGGATTCGCTGACTTATAACTTGATGTTTCGGTTCTTGATCAAGGGCAGGAAATTGAGGGATGCCAGCAGGGTGTTCAGTGAGATGGTGAAGAATGAGTGTGTGCCGGACCAGCCTAACTGTGACTCCGCTATTAGGATTTACTTGGATAACAGGGATGCCTTCATGGCGATGAAAGTTTGGAAGTGCGAGGTGGAGCATTACCGGAGGGATTTAGAGGATACCGCGAATTTACTGGTTGTAGGGCTTAGGGATCTTGATAGGGTCCCGGAAGCGGTTAAGTATGCTGAGGATATGATTGGCAGAGGGATCAAGCTAACCTCTTCCACATTGTCTAAGTTGAAACACAGCCTTGTCaaaggaagaaaagaatttgTGTATGAAGAGCTTTTGAGAAAGTGGAAATCGCATTAG
- the LOC130724201 gene encoding uncharacterized protein LOC130724201: protein MESSQVKQNEAVPALSTQSPLPPPPPNSRATPHHQPTPPSSACAPAYHQCTCGFVHHFSPNITLSPATPYQPPSPAATAPSALTQQDAPSPTATAAAPALSGVVPPHECIFSGGHRPTITTPSLASPHHPPPSAATVPPAAAATATPHHEPSSTILALPADTPYHEPSPSSAIAPTLAVSTLQPAPSSTTATSSLCFSMLKYKSRLNMLVQKLDISDPKFDTVCEGPAHAPKFKSSVWVDNTWFKSQTTFSKRKDAEEDVSKVALEELHARLHAQQEVSKDKDDGRSLILEKSRLSKAILYEYTLKMKVEKPTYHTIRQEVLRGRFISSVVVNGMSYKGEANKNKKDAEQSAACAAILKILGGSTSGILSEILESRSIDFAAPERDTSQSVEATAPVSVIANGSETDSEIPAPSHMPSSAGEFQMPEHESSIGASMPQNMSLQSGQEQSIGDGSTSRKRQRTVGHQVAYGSATNDELPPPS from the exons ATGGAGTCCTCTCAGGTGAAGCAGAACGAGGCGGTTCCTGCCCTCTCAACCCAATCACCTCTACCTCCACCACCTCCCAATTCACGGGCCACCCCACACCACCAACCAACACCACCATCTTCTGCTTGTGCCCCTGCTTATCATCAATGTACTTGCGGTTTCGTCCACCACTTCTCGCCAAACATCACCCTCT CTCCGGCCACCCCTTACCAGCCACCATCACCAGCTGCAACTGCTCCTT CTGCGCTCACCCAGCAAGATGCACCATCACCTACAGCTACTGCTGCTGCTCCTGCTCTTT CTGGTGTGGTCCCTCCTCATGAATGTATTTTCAGTGGCGGCCACCGTCCAACAATCACCACTCCCT CTCTGGCCAGCcctcaccatccaccaccatcaGCTGCTACTGTTCCTC ctgctgctgctgctactgcCACCCCACACCATGAACCATCATCTACTATTCTTGCTCTTC CTGCAGACACCCCTTATCATGAACCATCACCTTCTTCTGCCATTGCTCCTACTCTTG cTGTGTCCACCCTTCAGCCTGCACCATCATCCACAACTGCTACTTCTTCTCTAT GTTTTTCTATGCTGAAGTACAAGAGTAGGTTGAATATGCTTGTCCAGAAGTTAGACATCTCAGATCCTAAATTTGATACTGTTTGTGAGGGACCTGCACATGCTCCAAAGTTTAAATCAAGCGTGTGGGTAGATAATACTTGGTTCAAATCACAAACCACTTTCTCTAAGCGGAAAGATGCTGAGGAAGATGTCTCCAAAGTCGCTTTAGAAGAACTGCATGCAAGATTACATGCTCAGCAAGAAGTCTCTAAAGATAAGGATGATGGACGCTCTCTTATTTTAGAG AAGAGTCGACTTTCAAAAGCTATCTTGTATGAGTATACTCTTAAAATGAAGGTAGAAAAGCCTACTTACCATACTATTAGGCAAGAAGTTTTGCGTGGCCGTTTTATATCATCTGTAGTTGTCAATGGTATGAGCTATAAGGGTGAAGCcaataaaaataagaaagatGCCGAGCAGTCAGCAGCATGTGCTGCCATTCTTAAAATCCTAG GTGGATCTACTTCAGGAATACTCTCTGAGATATTGGAGTCAAGATCTATTGATTTTGCTGCACCCGAGCGAGACACTTCACAAAGTGTTGAGGCTACTGCTCCTGTTTCTGTCATAGCAAATGGCAGTGAAACAGATAGTGAAATTCCTGCACCTTCTCATATGCCTTCCTCAGCTGGAGAATTTCAGATGCCTGAACATGAATCATCCATTGGAGCCTCCATGCCACAAAACATGTCTCTCCAATCCGGCCAAGAGCAGTCTATTGGTGATGGTTCAACTTCGAGAAAGAGGCAAAGGACTGTAGGTCATCAAGTTGCTTATGGAAGTGCAACAAATGATGAACTTCCTCCGCCATCTTAA